In one window of Caballeronia sp. TF1N1 DNA:
- a CDS encoding HNH endonuclease: MAKPAPEPWYRPLPEETCALCGRPVPASERDLHHLVPKSQGGRQTAVLHRICHRQLHALFTEKELAQRFATIDALMQDEAVRSFVDWVRTKPNSFYQRTRRSARKR; encoded by the coding sequence ATGGCAAAGCCCGCGCCCGAACCGTGGTATCGGCCGTTACCGGAAGAAACGTGCGCGCTATGCGGGCGGCCCGTGCCCGCGTCCGAGCGCGACCTGCATCATCTCGTGCCGAAGTCGCAGGGCGGACGGCAGACAGCGGTGCTGCATCGCATCTGTCATCGGCAACTGCATGCGCTCTTTACCGAGAAGGAACTCGCGCAACGATTCGCCACCATCGACGCGCTCATGCAGGACGAAGCAGTGCGCAGCTTCGTCGACTGGGTGCGCACCAAGCCGAATAGTTTTTATCAGCGCACCCGACGCTCGGCGCGCAAGCGGTGA
- a CDS encoding nitronate monooxygenase family protein, whose protein sequence is MNRHQAENGASRASSHLFAPLVIRGRTLLPIVQGGMGVGVSAHRLAGSVAREGALGTIASIDLRHHHEDLLAMCRTDPSRDTLERVNLIALEREIQAARELSQGRGMIAVNVMKAVRAHADYVRVACEQGAGAIVMGAGLPLDLPDLTQGHDIALIPILSDSRGVALVLKKWMKKGRLPDAIVIEHPAHAGGHLGVNDVADMHNERFGFERVLGELQTVFESLGLNRGEVPVIVAGGINSHEAVSKWLAAGANGVQIGTPFAVTKEGDAHPEFKRVLTEATPEDIVEFISVTGLPARAVKTPWLMRYLRNEERIRMKIGAREQTCPSALECLSACGLRDGIEKFGHFCIDTRLAAALRGDVNNGLFFRGRETLPFGPAIRSVRDLIELLLTGATKPVLSLR, encoded by the coding sequence ATGAATCGACATCAAGCTGAAAACGGCGCGTCGCGCGCTTCCTCACATTTGTTTGCACCGCTCGTCATTCGCGGTCGCACGCTCTTGCCTATCGTGCAGGGCGGCATGGGCGTTGGGGTGTCGGCGCATCGGCTGGCGGGCAGCGTCGCGAGAGAGGGCGCGCTCGGCACGATTGCGAGCATCGACCTGCGGCATCATCATGAGGATCTGCTCGCGATGTGCCGCACCGATCCGTCGCGCGATACGCTCGAACGCGTCAATCTCATCGCGCTGGAACGCGAGATTCAGGCCGCGCGTGAACTGTCGCAAGGGCGCGGCATGATCGCAGTCAACGTCATGAAAGCCGTGCGCGCGCACGCCGACTACGTGCGCGTCGCGTGCGAGCAAGGCGCGGGCGCAATCGTCATGGGCGCGGGCTTGCCGCTCGACCTGCCCGATCTCACGCAAGGCCACGACATTGCGCTCATTCCCATACTTTCGGACAGTCGCGGCGTCGCGCTCGTGCTGAAGAAGTGGATGAAGAAAGGCCGCCTGCCCGACGCGATCGTGATCGAACATCCCGCGCATGCGGGCGGACATCTCGGCGTCAACGACGTCGCCGACATGCACAACGAGCGCTTCGGCTTCGAACGTGTACTCGGCGAACTGCAGACCGTGTTCGAATCGCTCGGGCTGAACCGAGGCGAAGTGCCGGTGATCGTCGCGGGCGGCATCAACAGTCATGAAGCGGTGAGCAAGTGGCTGGCGGCGGGCGCGAATGGCGTGCAGATTGGAACGCCCTTTGCCGTCACCAAGGAAGGCGACGCGCATCCCGAGTTCAAGCGCGTGCTCACCGAAGCGACGCCGGAAGACATCGTGGAGTTCATCAGCGTGACGGGGTTGCCCGCGCGTGCGGTCAAGACGCCGTGGCTCATGCGCTATTTGCGCAACGAGGAGCGCATCCGCATGAAGATCGGCGCGCGCGAGCAGACGTGTCCGTCGGCGCTCGAATGTTTGAGCGCATGCGGTTTGCGTGATGGCATCGAGAAGTTCGGGCACTTCTGTATCGATACCCGGCTTGCGGCGGCTTTGCGTGGCGATGTCAACAACGGCCTCTTCTTCCGTGGACGTGAAACCTTGCCATTCGGTCCGGCCATTCGCAGCGTGCGCGACTTGATCGAGCTTCTTCTGACCGGAGCGACGAAGCCGGTTCTGAGCCTCCGATAA
- a CDS encoding DUF3079 domain-containing protein, whose protein sequence is MAKRFPLHPSHPERNCWGCDHYCSEKAMRCGNGSNRTQHPAELLGEDWYEFGDWDLCVLENATSVAPSAK, encoded by the coding sequence ATGGCGAAGCGATTTCCCCTTCACCCCAGCCACCCGGAGCGTAACTGCTGGGGCTGCGACCACTACTGCTCCGAGAAAGCGATGCGCTGCGGCAATGGCTCGAATCGCACGCAGCATCCGGCGGAATTGCTCGGAGAAGACTGGTACGAGTTCGGCGATTGGGATCTCTGCGTGCTCGAAAACGCTACTTCCGTCGCGCCATCCGCCAAGTAA
- the tssE gene encoding type VI secretion system baseplate subunit TssE: protein MAAGPSLYDMLLGQIDGESIDHFDDRTLEALSVQQNVRRILNTRAGALKHLPDYGLPDLTNVYKELPGSSHALKQQMEATLLKYEPRIRSIDIGILQNDDPGLQVSFEMTCHLKKTGLVRFGTYFVPPGVFRLERRVREGR, encoded by the coding sequence ATGGCGGCCGGCCCATCGCTCTACGACATGCTCCTCGGTCAGATTGACGGGGAGTCGATCGACCATTTCGACGACCGCACGCTCGAAGCCTTGAGCGTGCAGCAAAACGTGCGGCGTATTCTCAATACGCGTGCGGGCGCACTGAAGCATCTACCAGACTACGGTCTGCCGGATCTGACCAATGTTTATAAGGAGTTGCCCGGCTCGTCACACGCGCTCAAGCAGCAAATGGAAGCAACGCTTTTGAAGTATGAGCCGCGGATTCGTTCTATCGATATCGGCATCTTGCAAAACGACGATCCCGGCTTGCAGGTAAGCTTCGAAATGACTTGTCATTTGAAAAAGACAGGGCTCGTGCGCTTTGGCACGTACTTCGTTCCGCCGGGCGTATTCCGCCTGGAACGTCGCGTTCGCGAAGGTCGCTAA
- the cyoB gene encoding cytochrome o ubiquinol oxidase subunit I gives MFGKLTLEAIPYHEPIIMGATVLMAIMVIGAAALLTKFGKWAWLWNEYLTSTDHKRIGVMYLVVAGLMLVRGFADAIMMRVQQAIALNNPGIFPPHHYDQIFSAHGTIMIFFMAMALLVAFFNLVVPLQIGARDVAFPFINSLSFWMTAVAAVLINLSLFIGEFSKTGWLAYPPLSETQFSPGVGVDYYIWALQISGVGTLLTGVNFFVTIVKMRAPGMTWMKLPVFTWTAFCSNVLIMATFPILTVALALLGLDRYLGMHFFTNDGGGNPMVYLNLIWAWGHPEVYILILPAFGIYSEVVSTFSKKPLFGYKTMVYATCCIMVLSFLVWLHHFFTMGSGANVNAFFGIMTMIISIPTGVKIFNWLFTMYRGRIQFTTPVLWTIGFIITFTLGGMTGVMLAIPGADFVLHNSLFLIAHFHNAIIGGVVFGYFAGVQYWWPKVFGFKLDEKLGRNAFICWFVGFFVAFVPIYILGFMGMTRRINHYDNPAWQPYLMVAAAGVGIIALGVAFQVAQIVVSVIRRNQPAYRDVTGDPWNGRTLEWAISSPPPVYNFAHIPAVRELDEFAHMKETGRSMADQGPYRAIHMPSNTSAGLVVGVFALVLGFAAIWHIWWMAIVGLVGIAATVIGYSFRANAGYMIPAATVKATEERNRPPKSPAKTGVARDLELEVL, from the coding sequence ATGTTTGGCAAATTAACGCTCGAGGCGATCCCGTACCACGAACCCATCATCATGGGGGCGACGGTCCTCATGGCGATCATGGTGATCGGTGCGGCCGCCCTTCTCACTAAATTCGGCAAATGGGCCTGGCTCTGGAACGAGTACCTGACGTCGACGGATCACAAGCGCATTGGCGTCATGTATCTCGTCGTGGCGGGACTCATGCTGGTGCGCGGCTTCGCGGACGCCATCATGATGCGCGTGCAGCAAGCCATCGCGCTGAATAATCCCGGCATCTTCCCGCCGCATCACTACGACCAGATTTTCTCGGCCCACGGCACCATCATGATCTTCTTCATGGCCATGGCGCTGCTGGTCGCATTCTTCAACCTCGTGGTGCCTTTGCAGATCGGCGCGCGCGACGTGGCGTTTCCGTTCATCAACTCGCTGTCGTTCTGGATGACGGCCGTGGCCGCCGTCCTGATCAATCTCTCGCTCTTCATCGGCGAGTTTTCGAAGACGGGCTGGCTCGCGTATCCGCCGCTCTCCGAGACGCAATTCAGTCCGGGCGTCGGGGTCGATTACTACATCTGGGCCTTGCAGATTTCCGGCGTCGGCACGTTGCTGACGGGCGTGAACTTCTTCGTCACCATCGTGAAGATGCGCGCACCCGGCATGACGTGGATGAAGCTGCCCGTGTTCACATGGACGGCGTTCTGCTCGAACGTGCTGATCATGGCGACGTTCCCGATCCTGACCGTCGCGCTCGCGCTGCTCGGTCTCGACCGCTACCTCGGCATGCACTTCTTCACGAACGACGGCGGCGGCAACCCGATGGTGTATCTGAACCTGATCTGGGCTTGGGGTCACCCCGAGGTCTACATTCTGATTCTGCCGGCTTTCGGCATTTATTCGGAAGTGGTCTCGACGTTCTCGAAGAAGCCGCTGTTCGGCTACAAGACGATGGTCTACGCGACGTGCTGCATCATGGTGCTGTCGTTCCTCGTGTGGCTGCACCACTTCTTCACCATGGGTTCGGGCGCCAACGTCAATGCCTTCTTCGGCATCATGACGATGATCATCTCCATCCCGACCGGCGTGAAGATCTTCAACTGGCTGTTCACGATGTACCGTGGCCGCATCCAGTTCACAACGCCCGTGTTGTGGACCATCGGCTTCATCATCACGTTCACGCTCGGCGGCATGACGGGCGTCATGCTGGCCATTCCCGGCGCGGACTTCGTGCTGCACAACAGCCTCTTCCTGATCGCGCACTTCCATAACGCGATCATCGGCGGCGTGGTGTTCGGCTACTTTGCCGGCGTGCAGTACTGGTGGCCGAAAGTGTTCGGCTTCAAGCTGGACGAAAAGCTCGGCCGCAACGCCTTCATTTGCTGGTTCGTAGGCTTCTTCGTGGCGTTCGTGCCCATCTACATCCTCGGCTTCATGGGCATGACGCGCCGTATCAACCACTACGACAACCCCGCATGGCAGCCGTATCTGATGGTCGCGGCTGCGGGCGTCGGCATCATCGCGTTGGGCGTGGCCTTCCAGGTCGCGCAGATCGTAGTCAGCGTGATTCGCCGCAACCAGCCGGCGTATCGCGATGTCACGGGCGACCCGTGGAACGGCCGCACGCTCGAATGGGCGATCAGCTCGCCGCCGCCGGTCTACAACTTCGCGCATATTCCAGCCGTGCGTGAACTCGACGAGTTCGCCCACATGAAGGAAACCGGCCGCAGCATGGCCGATCAGGGACCGTACCGCGCCATCCACATGCCGTCGAACACGAGCGCGGGTCTTGTCGTCGGCGTGTTCGCGCTGGTGCTCGGCTTTGCCGCCATTTGGCATATCTGGTGGATGGCTATCGTCGGTCTGGTCGGCATTGCCGCGACCGTCATCGGCTACAGCTTCCGTGCGAACGCTGGCTACATGATCCCCGCCGCGACCGTCAAGGCGACCGAAGAGCGGAACCGTCCGCCGAAGTCGCCTGCAAAGACCGGCGTCGCGCGCGACCTGGAACTGGAGGTGCTGTAA
- the tssH gene encoding type VI secretion system ATPase TssH codes for MTSRDSTQLLRRLNPHCSRTLEAAASLCQTRLSDEITVEHWLLKLIEADDGDIPAILKHYDIDVDAVWNALLAAIDRLPRNLRGMPSISIQLASVLQDAWTLASREDIDGKIRSAHLLRAIIDAPHVLRTKDAWPLLSLSSMQIEGLLPRLGRLSCENRVDEPEAEDEAREQAASASEENTSSATPAPPRSTEGEALARFAIDLTEKARRGEIDPVFGRDREIQQMIDVLVRRRKNNPILVGDPGVGKTAIVEGLALRVIDGSLPAILRDVRILTLDLGLLQAGAGVKGEFEQRLKNVIDEVRASSTPVLLFIDEAHTLIGAGKSAGGSDAANLLKPALARGELRTIAATTWAEYKEYFERDAALERRFQLVKVEEPGDDAACLMLRGLATRYARHHHVHIRDEALVAAVKLSRRYIPSRQLPDKAVDLIDTAAARVRMGLDSPPAELQRARAAVAALELECATLDADERAGVADVAARRAALDVSIMHAKQEASDLQARYERELTLVQSLLEQRGDGSTKPHADALSQARHALADAQGKTPLIFADVDAQAIARVVAEWTGVPVGSLVEDELLSLLALEERMAARVVAQNDALGTLAQSLRTAKAGLKSEHAPLGVFLLTGPSGVGKTETALALADVLFGGEAALTTINMSEYQEAHTVSQLKGSPPGYVGYGRGGILTEAVRQRPYSVVLLDEVEKAHRDVLDIFYQVFDRGTMRDGEGREIDFRNCVILMTSNLGSAQIDEVTTEYPDIAQAALLDAIHEPLVKHFQPALLARFQTLVYRPLAADALAQIVRLKLGKISDRLQKQHDVNLVCDDTLIASLAELCLARESGARNVDTFLDQRILPTVSRELLTRMATGTTPAEVRLASSEEGNLTIEFVDRGEVVAAHG; via the coding sequence ATGACATCCCGAGATTCCACGCAATTGCTTCGCCGGCTCAACCCGCACTGCTCACGTACGCTTGAAGCGGCCGCGAGCCTTTGCCAAACGCGTCTATCCGACGAAATCACGGTCGAGCACTGGCTTTTGAAGCTGATCGAGGCCGATGACGGGGACATTCCGGCGATCCTCAAACACTACGATATCGATGTCGACGCGGTGTGGAACGCACTGCTCGCAGCCATCGATCGGCTGCCACGCAATCTGCGGGGCATGCCTTCGATTTCAATTCAGCTCGCGAGCGTGCTGCAAGACGCGTGGACCTTGGCATCACGCGAGGATATCGACGGCAAGATTCGCTCGGCGCACTTGCTGCGGGCGATCATCGACGCGCCGCACGTGCTGCGTACGAAAGACGCTTGGCCGCTGCTGTCGCTGTCCAGCATGCAGATCGAGGGGTTGCTGCCGCGTCTTGGCCGTTTGTCGTGCGAAAACCGCGTCGACGAACCGGAAGCGGAAGACGAGGCGCGCGAACAGGCAGCATCGGCATCCGAAGAAAATACGTCATCTGCTACACCCGCGCCGCCACGCTCGACCGAAGGCGAAGCCCTTGCGCGCTTTGCTATCGATCTGACAGAAAAGGCCCGCCGTGGCGAGATCGACCCCGTGTTCGGACGGGATCGCGAGATTCAACAAATGATCGACGTGCTCGTGCGCCGTCGCAAGAACAACCCGATCCTCGTCGGCGATCCGGGCGTAGGCAAGACCGCGATTGTCGAAGGGCTGGCCCTGCGTGTCATCGACGGCAGCTTGCCCGCAATCCTGCGCGACGTACGCATTCTCACGCTCGACCTCGGCCTGCTGCAGGCGGGCGCTGGCGTGAAGGGCGAATTCGAGCAGCGTCTGAAGAACGTGATCGACGAAGTGCGCGCATCGAGCACGCCGGTTCTACTGTTCATCGATGAAGCGCATACATTGATCGGCGCGGGCAAGTCAGCAGGTGGATCGGACGCCGCGAACCTGCTCAAGCCGGCGCTCGCGCGTGGCGAACTGCGCACGATTGCAGCAACGACCTGGGCCGAATACAAGGAGTATTTCGAACGCGATGCAGCGCTCGAAAGGCGCTTCCAGCTCGTCAAGGTCGAAGAACCCGGCGACGATGCCGCATGTCTCATGTTGCGCGGCCTTGCCACGCGTTACGCACGGCATCACCACGTGCATATTCGCGACGAGGCACTCGTCGCCGCCGTCAAGCTGTCGCGCCGTTACATTCCGTCGCGGCAGTTGCCGGACAAGGCCGTCGATCTCATCGACACCGCAGCGGCACGGGTTCGCATGGGACTCGATTCGCCGCCAGCCGAACTGCAACGCGCGCGAGCGGCAGTGGCTGCGCTGGAACTCGAGTGCGCGACGCTCGATGCCGACGAGCGCGCCGGCGTTGCCGACGTGGCGGCCCGTCGCGCGGCACTCGATGTATCGATCATGCACGCGAAGCAAGAAGCGAGTGACCTGCAAGCGCGTTATGAACGAGAACTGACGCTCGTGCAGAGTCTACTGGAACAGCGGGGCGACGGCAGCACTAAGCCGCATGCCGATGCCTTGTCGCAAGCCCGCCACGCGCTCGCCGACGCGCAAGGCAAGACTCCGCTCATCTTCGCCGATGTCGACGCCCAAGCCATTGCCCGCGTCGTCGCGGAGTGGACAGGCGTGCCGGTGGGCAGTCTGGTCGAAGACGAGCTTCTGAGCCTGCTCGCGCTGGAGGAGCGCATGGCCGCACGCGTGGTTGCGCAAAACGACGCGCTCGGCACACTCGCGCAAAGCCTGCGCACGGCGAAGGCGGGACTCAAGAGCGAGCACGCGCCGCTCGGCGTGTTCCTGCTGACAGGACCTTCGGGTGTCGGCAAGACCGAAACCGCGCTCGCGCTTGCCGATGTCCTCTTTGGCGGCGAGGCCGCCCTTACGACGATCAATATGTCGGAGTATCAGGAGGCGCACACGGTCTCGCAGCTGAAGGGTTCGCCACCAGGTTACGTCGGTTACGGACGCGGCGGTATTCTGACCGAAGCGGTGCGGCAACGCCCTTATAGCGTCGTATTGCTCGATGAAGTGGAGAAGGCGCATCGCGACGTGCTCGATATCTTCTATCAGGTGTTCGACCGCGGCACCATGCGCGATGGCGAAGGTCGCGAAATCGACTTCCGCAACTGCGTGATTTTGATGACGTCGAATCTTGGCAGCGCGCAGATCGACGAAGTGACGACGGAATATCCGGACATTGCCCAGGCGGCGCTCCTCGATGCGATCCACGAGCCGCTCGTCAAGCATTTTCAACCGGCTTTGCTCGCGCGCTTCCAGACGCTCGTCTACCGGCCATTGGCCGCCGACGCTCTGGCGCAGATCGTTCGGCTGAAACTCGGCAAGATTTCGGACCGCTTGCAAAAGCAGCATGACGTCAATCTCGTCTGCGACGACACGCTCATCGCCTCGCTCGCAGAACTGTGCCTCGCCCGCGAATCCGGCGCGCGCAATGTCGACACGTTCCTCGATCAGCGCATCCTGCCGACCGTTTCGCGCGAACTTCTGACACGTATGGCCACCGGCACGACGCCGGCCGAGGTTCGCCTTGCAAGTTCGGAAGAAGGCAATCTGACGATTGAATTCGTCGATCGCGGCGAAGTTGTCGCTGCACACGGCTGA
- the cyoA gene encoding ubiquinol oxidase subunit II produces the protein MNEKTKRLAAPLLAGVASLCLSGCKLEVLDSKGSIGKAEASLIALSTYTMLLVVIPVILMTLFFAWRYRASNKNATYAPKWTHSTAIEIVVWAIPAVIILYLGILTWKTTHELDPYKPLQSDVKPINVEVVALDWKWLFIYPDLGIASVNQLAIPVGTPVNFRITSDSVMNSFFIPQLGGQIYAMAGMQTKLHLQADHVGDYAGISANYSGQGFSDMKFRALAMSSADFDAWQKKVKTAPARLDMDVYAGVAKPSEKDPVKYFSTVDPKLFNNIVGKYNNGRFDVNGENCVTKG, from the coding sequence ATGAATGAGAAAACCAAACGTTTAGCAGCGCCACTGTTAGCGGGGGTGGCCAGTCTCTGTCTCTCGGGATGCAAGCTGGAAGTGTTGGACTCGAAGGGCAGCATCGGCAAAGCGGAAGCTTCGTTGATCGCTCTTTCGACTTACACCATGCTTCTCGTCGTCATCCCGGTCATTTTGATGACCCTGTTCTTCGCGTGGCGCTATCGCGCGTCGAATAAGAACGCTACCTACGCGCCCAAATGGACGCACTCCACGGCAATCGAAATCGTCGTCTGGGCGATTCCCGCTGTCATCATCCTGTACCTCGGCATTCTGACGTGGAAAACCACGCATGAACTCGATCCGTACAAGCCGCTTCAATCGGATGTCAAGCCGATCAACGTAGAAGTCGTCGCGCTCGACTGGAAGTGGCTCTTCATCTATCCGGATCTCGGCATTGCGTCGGTGAACCAGTTGGCCATTCCCGTTGGCACGCCGGTGAACTTCCGCATCACGTCGGATTCGGTGATGAACTCGTTCTTCATCCCGCAACTCGGCGGCCAGATCTACGCAATGGCCGGCATGCAGACGAAGCTGCATCTGCAAGCGGATCACGTGGGCGACTATGCGGGCATCTCCGCGAACTACAGCGGTCAAGGCTTCTCCGACATGAAGTTCCGTGCGCTCGCCATGTCTTCCGCCGATTTCGATGCATGGCAGAAGAAGGTCAAGACCGCGCCCGCGCGTCTGGACATGGACGTCTACGCCGGCGTCGCGAAACCGAGCGAGAAAGATCCGGTGAAGTACTTTTCCACCGTCGATCCCAAGCTCTTCAACAACATCGTCGGCAAGTACAACAACGGCCGTTTCGATGTCAACGGCGAAAACTGCGTAACCAAGGGGTAA
- a CDS encoding NAD(P)-dependent alcohol dehydrogenase has product MRKAYSYAASAADKPLGPLEIERRDVGPNDVRIDVLFCGVCHSDLHMARNEWGGTNYPVVPGHEIVGRVAEVGAEVTKFKVGDLAGVGCMVDSCRVCPSCKEGEEQFCESPESFVQTYNSPDKKSGGVTYGGYSTSMVVDEAFTLKVPDNLDPAAVAPLLCAGITTYSPLRHWNVQPGDKVGVVGLGGLGHMGVKLAAAMGAHVVLFTTSPGKIEDAKRLGANEVVISKDPEQMAAHANSFDFILNTVAASHDLDQFMVLLKRDGTMTLVGVPEHPHPSPAVFNLIFKRRSIAGSLIGGIAETQEMLDFCGKHGITSDIEMIRMDQINDAYERMLKSDVKYRFVVDMGTLAQ; this is encoded by the coding sequence ATGCGCAAGGCGTATTCCTATGCAGCATCCGCCGCCGACAAACCGCTCGGCCCGCTTGAAATCGAGCGTCGCGATGTCGGCCCGAACGATGTCCGCATCGACGTGCTGTTTTGCGGCGTCTGCCACTCGGACCTGCACATGGCGCGCAACGAGTGGGGCGGCACGAACTATCCGGTCGTGCCGGGCCATGAGATTGTCGGGCGCGTGGCGGAGGTCGGCGCCGAGGTGACGAAGTTCAAGGTGGGCGATCTGGCGGGCGTCGGCTGCATGGTCGATTCTTGCCGCGTGTGCCCGTCTTGCAAGGAAGGCGAGGAGCAGTTCTGCGAGAGCCCGGAAAGCTTCGTGCAGACGTACAACTCGCCCGACAAGAAGTCGGGCGGCGTGACGTACGGCGGCTATTCGACCTCGATGGTCGTCGACGAAGCCTTCACGTTGAAGGTGCCCGACAACCTCGACCCGGCGGCCGTCGCACCGTTGCTGTGCGCGGGCATCACCACGTACTCGCCGTTACGTCACTGGAACGTGCAGCCGGGCGACAAGGTGGGCGTCGTCGGACTGGGCGGCTTGGGCCATATGGGCGTGAAGCTGGCGGCGGCGATGGGCGCGCATGTCGTCTTGTTCACGACATCACCGGGCAAGATCGAGGATGCGAAGCGTCTCGGCGCGAACGAGGTGGTGATCTCGAAAGACCCGGAGCAGATGGCGGCGCACGCCAACAGCTTCGATTTCATTTTGAACACGGTGGCGGCATCGCACGATCTCGACCAGTTCATGGTCTTGCTCAAGCGTGATGGCACGATGACGCTGGTTGGCGTGCCGGAGCATCCGCATCCTTCGCCGGCTGTGTTCAACCTGATCTTCAAGCGCCGGTCGATTGCGGGTTCGCTGATCGGCGGTATTGCGGAGACGCAGGAGATGCTGGATTTCTGCGGCAAGCACGGGATCACGTCCGACATCGAGATGATTCGCATGGATCAGATCAACGACGCCTACGAGCGTATGTTGAAGAGCGATGTGAAGTATCGGTTCGTGGTGGATATGGGGACGTTGGCGCAGTAG
- a CDS encoding Hcp family type VI secretion system effector — MAIPAYMWLKDDGGADIKGSVTVQDREGSVEVVAFDHGIHIPTDGNTGKLTGTRVHAPITFTKETDASTPYLYKAVTSGQTLKSVEMKWYKIDDAGKEKEYFNTKLENVKVVAVRPKMHDIKVPDYEKHNHLEQVELRYEKITWAYKDGNIIHADTWNERS; from the coding sequence ATGGCAATTCCCGCATACATGTGGCTCAAGGATGACGGTGGCGCCGACATCAAGGGTTCCGTTACCGTGCAAGATCGTGAAGGCAGCGTCGAAGTCGTCGCTTTCGATCACGGCATCCACATCCCGACCGACGGCAACACCGGCAAGCTGACCGGCACGCGCGTGCACGCGCCGATCACCTTCACGAAGGAAACGGACGCGTCGACGCCTTATCTGTACAAGGCTGTGACGAGCGGTCAGACGCTGAAGTCGGTCGAGATGAAGTGGTACAAGATCGACGACGCGGGCAAGGAGAAGGAATACTTCAACACCAAGCTCGAGAACGTCAAGGTCGTCGCTGTGCGACCGAAGATGCACGACATCAAGGTTCCCGACTACGAAAAGCACAACCACCTCGAACAGGTGGAACTGCGCTACGAGAAAATCACGTGGGCGTACAAGGACGGCAACATCATTCACGCTGACACGTGGAACGAGCGCTCGTAA